In the Arachis stenosperma cultivar V10309 chromosome 8, arast.V10309.gnm1.PFL2, whole genome shotgun sequence genome, ttaaattaatttattcaattgataaatttatacacataacatgtataattttatattaataacatctataattttatactcATAATATTCATAATTCATACATATGATGATgtctataattaataaatttttataattaatattatcaaattttaaactatacATCTTATTGTATTATTCAAATTATCTCATATGTACATTAATAGAtcatgattttattttaatatttttatttaatattcatatgtatgtttatttattgattttaatatgacgagttaataattatttttaaaaatttattttttaatttttgtgtatattttattttttattttttaatagtgtATTTGTAAAATATAAGTTATACGGTAGAagttgttaaaaaatttttaatttcactTTCATAATTTTTGTAGAGAATTATTGCATTTTAATAGATAATAATGTGATTGAGAGATGTTAGGAATTTAAtttgagagaaattgaaattgattttggaaagaACATTATTGATGACTCCAAACATACAGTAAAATGGTAAGGGATAAAAAGAATAAGTGATAAAAAAATGTATGTTTTACTtatcaagtgaatgaaaatttttatattataattattttttgactACCTAACATCttaaatgataaattaattaaatttataaaattatctaataatttttaaatatcaatttCACATGAGCACGACTACACATGAGTTCCAAGCTTAATATTATTGACGAGCATATATAGTTTCTACTATGTGATACAATTGGGTTAGGTGGATGTAAAACGGTTTCACCATTTTCAAATCAAAACTATAAAGTCTATACTCACATTTTTAACCTTCATTTACATTTTTCATTAAAAGAAAGGTAAAACAGAAGCAATTACAGGTATAATCTCCACTTCAATTTGCAAGCTTCAAAACATAGAACTAAGACTTTTCTGAATTCTAAGCTATGACGCATTGTTCTTGTCTTCTGAGTCTCTGTTGGCGAGCAATAAAAGCCTCTATAGTGCGTCGAAACTCGTCGTTACTCATTCCATCCTCAGGATACGAACCGGAAATTCCAACGTTTCCTCTGTTCTTCACCGACTCACACCTATACAGCACGTGACGCGGTTCCTCTCTCTCCACGTGCCTCAAAATATCTGATCGACACCTTCTGTACTCCTTCTTTTCCTCCAAACAAATAACCGTTTTTGTTATCTTCTCACCATGGATTTCGTTACACCTTAAGCTAACCCGCTTTGCATCAACATTCTGATTATGTTTGATGCTCTCTGTTCTTTCTtgaatttctttgtttttataaCTACTACATTTTTGGATGAACTCCTCATAAAGAACAGTTTCTGAACTTTGTGTAGAGGAACCGTTACTTGAGAAATGACCAGATTGGACGAATAGTGCGACGATTATGAAGTTTCCGAGCAAGAAAACAAAGCGAGGGGTAACTACGAAGCCACCTAAATACTCGCTCGAGTTTTTGAGAGCCATTGGAAGTTTGATCGATAACCTGAAAATCAAGACCAAAACGACACAAAACTCTGCGTAATGGAACAATGTTGCGATTGTCCGGAGATGGTGATGTTTCAGGATTGTGTGGAACTTCCCTTTTCGGTGCTTGAGTGAACCCATAGTTTGAGGGCAAAAAGATTAAATCTTAAAccctaatttttttgtattgaaTACAATTTAGTGTGCCACAGAACAAGCTAGTCATCTGAAGACACAGGATATATGTACTGCAGCTATATAAGAAACTGCAGCAGCTTCAAGGTTTGAAATCATGGAA is a window encoding:
- the LOC130943935 gene encoding uncharacterized protein LOC130943935, with translation MGSLKHRKGKFHTILKHHHLRTIATLFHYAEFCVVLVLIFRLSIKLPMALKNSSEYLGGFVVTPRFVFLLGNFIIVALFVQSGHFSSNGSSTQSSETVLYEEFIQKCSSYKNKEIQERTESIKHNQNVDAKRVSLRCNEIHGEKITKTVICLEEKKEYRRCRSDILRHVEREEPRHVLYRCESVKNRGNVGISGSYPEDGMSNDEFRRTIEAFIARQQRLRRQEQCVIA